In bacterium, a single genomic region encodes these proteins:
- a CDS encoding polysaccharide deacetylase family protein, producing MRLLLPTACVAAFMVTTGVVVADPKLPARPQHTSYSVLKRVPTTQKAVALTIDLGNTASRYSFGQVYGWVTQHDLKVTWFVTGWFIEHYPDLVLKLAQSGQELGNHTNTHPSCPKLSPSQFKQELLTVETMLGRQDLRITPPKYFRPPYGDTSSSVVDTAQSLGYRTVMWSATSEDYDLHSDPREDAQDILDHTKPGTIILCHSTLVSAKVIPQVVLALQAKGYLVVSLGKLVRMARAKQ from the coding sequence ATGCGTCTACTGCTTCCCACCGCGTGCGTAGCGGCATTCATGGTAACGACCGGCGTGGTGGTCGCGGATCCCAAGCTACCTGCGCGGCCACAGCACACGAGCTACTCGGTCCTCAAGCGTGTGCCGACGACACAGAAGGCCGTCGCGCTTACCATCGATCTGGGTAATACCGCCAGCCGTTACTCCTTCGGCCAGGTTTACGGATGGGTCACCCAACATGATCTGAAGGTCACGTGGTTCGTCACCGGCTGGTTCATCGAGCACTACCCGGACCTTGTCCTCAAGCTAGCTCAGAGCGGACAGGAGTTGGGCAACCACACCAACACCCACCCCTCCTGCCCGAAGCTGTCGCCGTCCCAGTTCAAGCAGGAGTTGCTGACGGTCGAGACGATGCTGGGCAGACAGGACCTGAGGATTACGCCTCCGAAGTACTTCCGCCCGCCTTACGGTGACACTAGCAGCAGTGTTGTGGACACCGCGCAGAGCCTGGGTTATCGGACCGTGATGTGGAGCGCGACCAGTGAGGACTATGACCTTCACTCCGATCCGCGGGAGGACGCTCAAGATATATTGGACCATACCAAGCCCGGCACAATCATCCTTTGTCATTCCACGCTCGTCTCTGCGAAGGTGATACCACAAGTCGTGCTGGCCCTGCAGGCGAAAGGCTATCTGGTGGTGTCGTTGGGCAAGCTGGTGCGAATGGCGCGAGCTAAGCAGTAA
- a CDS encoding M20/M25/M40 family metallo-hydrolase, protein MGYAPKRQPVDLWADLSSCNVIASRVGNQHLMIVGAHLDSVAGTPGANDNASGVAVLLELARHLIRHQPAVTVRLVAFCGEEGEYRNGHSVAGTGRRGSAAYVQSLSQDERRRLMAMINIDMVGAGPPKLDVGDMTASGEAPALCCLQLAHELHVPAAFDQFGGKSDYRPFHDAGLPFVAVAWGDDPSHHTPADSVSLVDPGKLDQTLRVVATYVGDAERLRSEGLF, encoded by the coding sequence ATGGGATATGCGCCGAAGCGGCAACCTGTTGACCTTTGGGCGGATCTCTCTTCGTGCAATGTCATCGCGTCAAGAGTCGGCAACCAGCACCTGATGATTGTCGGGGCACACCTGGACAGTGTTGCAGGCACCCCTGGCGCGAATGACAATGCTTCGGGAGTGGCAGTGCTACTGGAACTGGCGCGGCACCTCATTCGCCACCAACCGGCGGTAACCGTTCGCCTGGTGGCCTTCTGTGGCGAGGAAGGTGAGTACCGGAACGGCCATTCAGTGGCGGGAACAGGCCGGCGAGGGTCCGCCGCTTACGTCCAATCTCTGAGCCAGGATGAACGCCGTCGCCTCATGGCAATGATCAACATAGATATGGTAGGTGCAGGACCGCCCAAGTTAGACGTCGGTGACATGACTGCTTCGGGGGAAGCTCCTGCTTTGTGTTGCCTGCAATTGGCGCATGAGCTGCATGTACCTGCCGCATTCGACCAGTTCGGCGGCAAGAGCGACTATCGCCCCTTCCACGATGCCGGCCTTCCGTTCGTCGCAGTGGCGTGGGGAGACGACCCGTCCCATCACACTCCTGCGGACAGTGTGTCCCTCGTTGATCCTGGCAAGTTGGACCAGACGCTACGTGTTGTAGCGACATATGTTGGCGATGCAGAGCGACTCCGCTCGGAGGGTCTGTTCTGA
- a CDS encoding PASTA domain-containing protein has translation MIGTTIGGFEIVREIGRGGMGVVYEARQVSPRRTVALKVLPPELTHVPQVARRFEGEANRMAALEQHPGVATVYAAGEENGVSYFAMQFLAGGDLAQRLAQGWRPSSAETVEIIAQVAEALNFAHDHGVVHRDVKPANVMFNATGHPVMTDFGIAVAADEMRATVTGTAAMTPEYASPEQIKGNPVDGRSDLYSLGVMLYQMLCGQLPFEAPTTMAVALKHISEPPPPPRALCPTLPVALETIILRCLAKEPHERFATGQDLARALRSADLRPSGPATYVQPWAEPAPTIVGTSIGNGVSPGPVAGPRARRQPYWALTALAIAGVVVLGAGLFSVFGFVDVPDCANQTPEEASSALSAAGLPVGARSEQNHPTITKGKVCGLNPVAGSRVMRGTTIALLISSGPKQVDVPALRGRTETEARTMVQQAELLIEVDPQRQYSEDIGAGLVCLQQESPGRRVDAGSTIHVGISRGPKPRVPDVVGRTMVEARQTLSNAGFGATVTRDEYDNASPGTVIRQDPSAGVGGVPGTAVSLVVSKGSAPIPPPPPPTSGVTGVWRRTLLNGRRCTTVDVWVISNDGTAVYTEGRTREVHRWHLEGPGVIAFETASYYVSFGGNTMTWSTKWSKSGKSLTTTFVRQ, from the coding sequence ATGATCGGCACTACCATCGGTGGCTTCGAGATTGTGCGAGAGATCGGTCGCGGCGGCATGGGCGTGGTGTACGAGGCCCGGCAGGTTTCACCACGCCGCACCGTTGCACTCAAGGTGCTGCCTCCGGAACTGACTCACGTGCCCCAGGTGGCGCGGCGGTTTGAGGGTGAGGCGAACCGCATGGCCGCACTGGAACAGCACCCCGGCGTTGCCACGGTCTACGCGGCGGGCGAAGAGAACGGCGTCTCCTATTTCGCGATGCAGTTTCTGGCTGGCGGCGACCTCGCCCAGCGTCTCGCGCAGGGCTGGCGGCCCAGCTCTGCAGAGACCGTTGAGATCATCGCCCAAGTGGCCGAGGCATTGAATTTCGCACACGACCACGGGGTCGTGCATCGTGACGTCAAGCCGGCCAATGTGATGTTCAACGCCACGGGACATCCGGTCATGACGGACTTCGGGATCGCCGTGGCCGCCGATGAGATGCGGGCGACGGTGACCGGCACCGCGGCGATGACGCCGGAGTATGCCTCGCCGGAGCAGATCAAGGGCAACCCGGTGGATGGCAGGTCTGACCTGTACTCCCTGGGCGTCATGCTCTACCAGATGCTGTGCGGGCAACTGCCCTTCGAGGCCCCGACGACTATGGCTGTGGCGCTCAAACACATTAGCGAGCCGCCGCCACCGCCGCGGGCGCTGTGTCCAACGCTCCCGGTCGCGTTGGAGACGATCATTCTGCGATGCCTGGCCAAGGAGCCTCACGAACGGTTTGCGACGGGACAGGACCTGGCACGGGCGCTGCGTTCCGCGGACCTGCGGCCGTCGGGGCCAGCGACGTATGTGCAGCCGTGGGCGGAACCGGCCCCCACCATCGTCGGGACGTCTATCGGCAATGGGGTCTCCCCGGGACCAGTCGCAGGACCGCGTGCCCGCAGGCAGCCGTACTGGGCGCTGACGGCTCTGGCCATAGCCGGAGTGGTGGTCCTCGGCGCCGGTCTGTTCAGCGTGTTTGGGTTCGTGGACGTGCCGGATTGTGCGAACCAGACACCGGAGGAGGCTTCGAGTGCGCTCTCGGCGGCGGGACTGCCGGTGGGCGCCAGATCCGAGCAGAATCATCCGACCATCACGAAGGGCAAAGTCTGCGGGCTGAACCCTGTCGCCGGCAGTCGCGTGATGCGCGGGACCACGATCGCGCTGCTCATCAGCAGCGGTCCGAAGCAGGTGGATGTGCCCGCACTTCGCGGCCGGACCGAAACGGAGGCCCGCACGATGGTGCAGCAGGCCGAACTATTGATCGAGGTCGACCCACAGCGCCAGTACAGCGAAGACATTGGCGCGGGGCTGGTCTGCCTGCAGCAGGAGTCGCCAGGGCGGCGCGTCGATGCCGGGAGTACGATACACGTGGGGATCAGCCGGGGACCGAAGCCAAGGGTGCCGGACGTGGTGGGGCGGACAATGGTCGAGGCGAGGCAGACGCTGTCGAATGCCGGCTTTGGAGCGACCGTCACCAGAGATGAATATGACAACGCATCCCCGGGGACGGTGATTCGGCAAGATCCCTCAGCAGGCGTGGGAGGTGTTCCCGGGACGGCAGTCAGTCTGGTGGTTAGCAAGGGATCGGCGCCAATCCCGCCGCCCCCGCCGCCCACTTCAGGCGTCACAGGTGTCTGGCGGCGGACCCTTCTCAATGGCAGACGGTGCACCACGGTGGACGTCTGGGTAATCAGCAACGACGGAACAGCGGTCTACACGGAAGGGCGGACTCGCGAGGTACATCGCTGGCATCTGGAAGGTCCGGGTGTCATTGCATTTGAGACGGCATCATACTATGTCAGCTTTGGCGGCAACACGATGACCTGGAGCACGAAGTGGAGCAAATCCGGCAAGTCCCTCACCACCACTTTCGTACGCCAGTGA
- a CDS encoding tyrosine-type recombinase/integrase, with protein MRAPLLLQSDDRCPLEAAVGEFLTECRLRQLSPTTLEWYQYALGPFVRFAAARGERDVAAVSPQTVRAFLADESQRVQARRVNHYRQAVDRFYRWLVDQGEVGENPAAGIAKLREGRRLIGALREAEVQALLAQPDTGSFIGLRDYVFMLLLLDTGVRLSEALGLQVAHLDFIGQTFRVIGKGNKERVVGFSSILHEHLQSYLRRRESALASIGAAECPWLFPDHRGGRGRPKGFQMRLKRYAEAAGVSRVRVSPHTFRHTFALYFVRAGGSPFHLQRILGHTSLDMSRRYCELADEDFLQRQQQLSPLVTLAGFSPDRRRRMR; from the coding sequence ATGCGTGCCCCACTGTTGCTCCAAAGCGACGACCGCTGCCCCCTAGAAGCTGCCGTCGGCGAGTTCCTGACCGAGTGCCGCTTGCGCCAGTTGAGCCCCACGACGCTGGAGTGGTACCAGTACGCGCTCGGGCCCTTCGTCCGCTTCGCGGCGGCACGCGGGGAACGCGACGTGGCTGCCGTCAGCCCGCAGACGGTGCGGGCCTTTCTCGCCGACGAGTCGCAGCGTGTGCAGGCCCGGCGCGTGAATCACTACCGACAGGCGGTTGACCGCTTCTATCGTTGGCTGGTGGACCAGGGCGAGGTGGGAGAGAACCCGGCCGCAGGTATCGCCAAGCTGCGGGAGGGCAGACGACTCATCGGCGCCCTCAGGGAGGCGGAGGTCCAGGCCCTCCTCGCACAGCCAGACACGGGCAGCTTCATCGGGCTGCGCGACTACGTGTTCATGCTCCTGCTGCTTGATACGGGGGTGCGTCTGTCCGAGGCATTGGGGCTACAGGTGGCACACCTGGACTTCATCGGCCAGACCTTCCGGGTCATCGGCAAGGGGAACAAGGAGCGGGTGGTAGGCTTCTCCAGCATCCTGCACGAGCATCTGCAGTCCTACCTGAGGCGGCGAGAGAGCGCTCTGGCCAGCATCGGCGCCGCAGAGTGCCCGTGGCTCTTCCCGGATCACCGGGGCGGCCGCGGCCGGCCGAAGGGCTTCCAGATGCGGCTCAAGCGGTATGCGGAAGCCGCCGGTGTGAGCCGGGTCCGCGTGAGCCCTCACACCTTCCGACACACGTTCGCCCTGTACTTCGTCCGGGCCGGCGGATCGCCGTTTCACCTCCAGCGGATCCTGGGGCACACCAGCCTGGACATGTCGCGCCGGTACTGCGAGCTTGCCGACGAGGACTTCCTCCAGCGCCAGCAGCAACTCAGCCCTCTCGTCACGCTGGCTGGGTTCAGCCCGGATCGGCGGCGCCGGATGCGCTGA
- a CDS encoding peptidoglycan DD-metalloendopeptidase family protein produces MRLTYPVLAIGWILAMAIGDGVVCKADSIALDSSISPIEGSWGFKDVTCSLRGREFRGIGYPQPSWSNGFACFNITGYARFQAFAAIQEGSGCRATLIVALDGAVVWQKQMQDGDPVVPLDVALSGHRVMRLERRMQGDGADFLEPRLIRGNPVPNPSQPGPRYPLDGLSTPDQIMASVLGQGRWLYGLPNYPRYNGSQVHAAIDIRSTLGAPVFAITEGTVDPNTGMHSGFGPGWTTGGVIVIGSLGDNGLPYYIIYGHTQPPTLKVNSHVAAGDTIGHIGPWLEQDGEPHLHLSVRLRPLPLQGWGTPNATGHAGKTGCEYAGSPQDLIELGYRDPMTLFNGQLQAEMHVGSGLPDPVRDKLLARYRAGYYPDLAVNNLDPVPQATNHIGRPANDAHIAAAQASRVGAGYLQTFQRHDGQFTALALSDAAAPAFWIHGAVWATYASGGGPNTLGYPRSEEYSVPEGRAQRFEKATLIFSTVSGLTDIHW; encoded by the coding sequence ATGCGATTGACTTATCCTGTACTGGCAATCGGATGGATTCTGGCAATGGCGATTGGAGACGGCGTCGTCTGCAAGGCGGACAGTATCGCGCTGGACTCGTCGATCTCTCCGATCGAAGGTTCCTGGGGCTTCAAAGACGTGACTTGTTCGCTCAGGGGACGGGAATTCAGGGGGATTGGGTATCCACAGCCCTCCTGGTCGAACGGTTTCGCATGTTTCAATATCACCGGCTACGCACGCTTTCAGGCCTTCGCCGCTATTCAGGAGGGTAGTGGGTGCAGGGCGACGCTTATCGTTGCACTTGATGGCGCCGTAGTGTGGCAGAAGCAAATGCAGGACGGTGATCCTGTCGTGCCGCTCGACGTAGCTCTGTCTGGACACCGAGTGATGCGGCTGGAGCGGCGAATGCAGGGCGATGGAGCGGATTTCCTTGAGCCAAGGCTTATCCGGGGCAACCCAGTACCGAACCCGTCGCAACCGGGTCCTCGCTACCCGCTGGACGGTCTTTCGACTCCCGATCAGATCATGGCATCGGTCCTGGGCCAGGGCAGATGGCTGTACGGCCTCCCGAACTATCCGAGGTACAACGGCAGCCAGGTACATGCGGCGATCGACATCCGATCAACACTTGGAGCACCCGTCTTTGCCATCACCGAGGGTACTGTTGATCCTAACACCGGCATGCACAGCGGGTTCGGCCCAGGATGGACAACCGGCGGCGTCATAGTCATAGGAAGTCTCGGTGACAACGGGTTACCGTATTACATTATCTACGGCCACACTCAGCCGCCCACCCTGAAGGTGAATAGTCATGTGGCAGCAGGTGACACCATCGGCCATATCGGCCCGTGGCTGGAGCAGGATGGAGAACCGCACCTCCACCTGAGTGTTCGGCTGCGGCCGCTGCCACTCCAAGGCTGGGGAACCCCGAACGCGACGGGCCACGCGGGGAAGACGGGCTGCGAATACGCGGGCAGTCCCCAAGACCTGATCGAACTGGGCTACCGTGACCCGATGACGCTGTTCAATGGGCAACTCCAAGCGGAGATGCATGTGGGGTCCGGGTTGCCAGATCCCGTGCGCGACAAGCTACTGGCCCGCTATCGCGCTGGCTACTATCCAGATCTGGCAGTGAACAACTTGGACCCGGTGCCGCAAGCCACAAACCACATCGGCCGGCCCGCCAATGACGCGCACATCGCTGCGGCACAGGCCTCACGTGTTGGCGCTGGGTACCTGCAGACATTCCAGCGGCACGACGGCCAATTCACTGCCCTCGCTCTCAGCGACGCGGCGGCGCCAGCTTTCTGGATCCATGGTGCAGTGTGGGCTACTTACGCCTCGGGCGGTGGGCCGAACACCCTCGGCTACCCGCGGAGCGAGGAGTACTCTGTCCCCGAGGGACGCGCTCAACGTTTTGAGAAGGCGACCCTGATCTTCAGTACCGTCAGTGGCCTAACCGATATCCACTGGTGA
- a CDS encoding protein kinase, whose amino-acid sequence MLGEAIGGFRIIRELGRGGMGIVYEAEQRSPRRHVALKVLPPELAHNSGVAARFREEANRMAQLDGHPNIATVYAAGEEDGTAYFAMQVLTGGDLEQRMHREGRLEQKEAAEIAANVADALDHAHRQGIIHRDIKPANIMFNAQGEPVVTDFGIAKAADEVRMTLTGMSVCTPEYASPEQVKGNPVDGRSDLYSLGVVLYRMVCGRPLFDCANPMTWALKHISEAPQPPGVWCPQLNAQLQAIILKCLQKEPSDRFANGAEMARALHSIDWAGACAPAVALAPTVAVATPAVAVTAVDTIWRGVYIPIRWQQLIAAAGLICLVVGITLVLSRPKPVAVSRLVPPVSQPQPPPLPQPPPADDEQTIRTMQERWRSSWVNHDLDGHISCFWPDANIDGTSRDSYRVYQQKEFIRQPTMEVTISNLSIRPSATGDTATATFVQHFRGTGPRSQYESEGNVTHTWSKRNGEWRISREDFSKISSHGH is encoded by the coding sequence ATGCTCGGTGAGGCCATCGGCGGTTTTCGGATCATCCGCGAGTTGGGGCGCGGGGGGATGGGCATCGTCTATGAGGCGGAGCAGCGCTCGCCGCGCCGCCACGTGGCGCTGAAGGTGCTGCCCCCGGAGTTGGCCCACAATTCTGGCGTGGCGGCGCGCTTCCGTGAAGAAGCCAACCGTATGGCGCAACTCGATGGGCATCCCAACATCGCCACCGTATACGCGGCAGGAGAGGAAGACGGCACCGCGTACTTCGCCATGCAGGTGCTGACCGGGGGCGATCTTGAGCAAAGGATGCATCGCGAGGGGCGGCTGGAGCAGAAGGAGGCTGCGGAGATCGCCGCCAACGTGGCCGACGCTCTGGATCACGCCCACCGGCAAGGCATCATCCACCGCGACATCAAGCCCGCCAACATCATGTTCAACGCCCAGGGCGAACCAGTGGTGACGGACTTTGGGATTGCCAAGGCGGCGGACGAAGTCCGCATGACACTGACGGGGATGTCGGTGTGCACGCCGGAGTATGCGTCCCCGGAACAGGTCAAAGGCAACCCGGTAGATGGACGGTCCGACCTCTACTCGCTGGGGGTGGTGCTGTATCGGATGGTCTGCGGGCGGCCCCTGTTTGACTGCGCCAACCCGATGACGTGGGCCCTGAAGCACATCAGCGAAGCCCCCCAACCGCCGGGCGTCTGGTGCCCACAACTCAATGCGCAGTTGCAGGCGATCATTCTGAAGTGCCTGCAGAAGGAACCGAGTGACCGGTTCGCCAACGGAGCCGAGATGGCGCGAGCGCTCCATAGCATCGATTGGGCGGGTGCTTGTGCGCCCGCTGTGGCGCTGGCCCCCACCGTCGCCGTCGCTACGCCTGCAGTCGCGGTGACAGCGGTAGACACAATCTGGCGCGGAGTGTACATCCCCATCCGTTGGCAGCAGCTAATCGCTGCGGCCGGTCTGATCTGCCTCGTCGTTGGCATTACCCTGGTGTTGAGCAGGCCCAAACCTGTTGCCGTCTCACGGTTGGTGCCGCCGGTATCTCAGCCTCAACCACCACCGTTGCCGCAGCCCCCTCCTGCCGACGACGAACAGACGATTCGGACCATGCAGGAAAGATGGCGCTCGTCATGGGTCAACCACGACCTTGACGGACACATTTCGTGCTTCTGGCCGGATGCCAACATCGATGGCACGTCGCGAGACAGCTATCGCGTCTATCAGCAGAAGGAATTCATTCGTCAGCCAACAATGGAAGTCACTATCAGCAACTTGAGCATCAGGCCCAGTGCCACCGGCGATACCGCAACTGCGACCTTCGTCCAGCATTTCCGTGGCACTGGCCCACGCTCCCAATATGAGAGCGAAGGCAACGTGACACACACCTGGAGCAAGCGCAATGGGGAATGGCGGATCAGTCGTGAAGATTTCTCCAAGATCTCATCACATGGACACTAG
- a CDS encoding site-specific integrase, with amino-acid sequence MPPGGASESARPTAGAEAEAGRRALTLLALTPVTASVVPHRQAFLRQARTFVPAHRSRLTRDSQTCGLDLRCKRIKGYGQAAGIHGARVSPHTLRHTYVLNFVRSGGDLFTLQKVLGHNSLETSRRYCELSAADVVARQRELTPLATMHLNLRLARRIPRGRWTHGDDLSASGAADPG; translated from the coding sequence ATGCCCCCCGGCGGGGCTTCTGAGTCTGCGAGGCCAACTGCGGGCGCAGAAGCCGAAGCCGGCCGCAGGGCCCTAACGCTCCTGGCGCTCACTCCTGTAACGGCAAGTGTGGTCCCGCATCGCCAGGCGTTCCTCCGGCAAGCGCGGACATTTGTGCCCGCGCACAGATCCAGGCTCACCAGGGATTCACAGACCTGCGGGCTGGACCTGAGGTGTAAACGCATCAAGGGCTACGGCCAGGCCGCGGGGATACACGGTGCGCGTGTGTCCCCGCATACGCTGCGCCACACGTACGTCCTCAACTTCGTGCGCAGTGGCGGCGACCTATTCACCTTGCAAAAGGTGCTCGGACACAACAGCCTCGAGACGAGTCGGCGCTACTGCGAACTATCCGCTGCTGATGTAGTGGCGCGCCAGCGCGAGCTGACCCCACTGGCGACGATGCACCTGAACCTGCGGCTGGCGCGGCGCATACCCCGGGGCCGGTGGACCCATGGTGACGACCTCAGCGCATCCGGCGCCGCCGATCCGGGCTGA